A region of the Aphanothece sacrum FPU1 genome:
GAAAGCGCATGAAGGCAAGGGAAGTGGTTCGGCTCAACCTGCTAAAGCAGAAGCTCCTGCAGCGACAAGTGCTTCATCAAGTAATTCTGCATCAGTTGTTCAAGATCATAGTTCAAATGGCCGCATCAAGGCTTCTCCTTTAGCCAAATCTATGGCCAAAGAAAAAGGCTATGACCTGAATCAAATCAAAGGAACTGGCGATAACGGCCGCATCACCAAACAAGACATAGAAAACTTTAAACCAGGTTCAGCTCCAGCAGCAAGCAAGCCTGCTTCAGCAGGTAGTGCACCAGTTGTGTTACCAAGTGTGGTAGGTCAGGAGAGCTTCGAAGAAGTGGCGGTATCGCAGATGCGCAAAACAATTGCCAAGCGTCTGAGCGAAAGTATGTACACAGCGCCTCACTTCTATCTGACCATGGAAATCAACATGGACAAAGCCATTGAAGCCAGAAAGAGCATTAACGAAATCAGTCCTGTAAAAGTAAGTTTCAATGACTTGGTTATTAAGGCAACGGCTGCTGCTTTACGCCAGCATCCGGATGTAAACGTAAGCTGGTTAGGCGATAAGATCAGAAAGAACCATCACATACACATTGGTGTAGCCGTAGCGGTGAAAGATGGTTTGTTGGTTCCTGTAGTTCGCTTCGCAGATAATAAATCATTATCACATATTTCGGCAGAAGTAAAAGATCTGGCTCAAAAGGCGCACGATAAGAAGCTACAACCCAAAGATTGGGAAGGTTCAACATTCTCTATCTCCAACCTGGGTATGTTTGGCATAGAAGATTTTACAGCTATCATCAATCCGCCAGATGCTTGTATTCTGGCTGTAGGTGGTATTAAAGAAACGGCAGTGGTGAAAAATGGTCAACTGGTACCCGGTAGTGTCATGAAGGTTACACTTTCTTGTGATCACCGTGCAGTTGATGGTGCTGTTGGTTCTGCTTTCCTTAAAACGCTGAAAGGACTGTTGGAAGATCCCGTTAGGATTTTGATATAAGCAAGCCTGGTGCTTGCTTACTGAATAGAAGAAATGATTGAAGTTCGTGAACCCATATTAGCGCACGGAAAAAAGAAACTCACCATTGAGGAATATTTGGCTTTTGAGCGAGCCTCCAATCAAAAACACGAGTATTATCAAGGAGAAGTTTTTCTGATGCTTGATGAGGTTCCTGAGGAGACACCAATCATAGATGTTCGTGCAAAGTCTGGAGCCAATCATGTACACAACATCATCTCTGTTAACATCATTGGCGAGTTATACATTAGGCTAAAGGGGAAATCATGCAGGCCTTTTGGAAGTGATATGCGAGTTTATATT
Encoded here:
- a CDS encoding dihydrolipoamide acetyltransferase family protein, which encodes KAHEGKGSGSAQPAKAEAPAATSASSSNSASVVQDHSSNGRIKASPLAKSMAKEKGYDLNQIKGTGDNGRITKQDIENFKPGSAPAASKPASAGSAPVVLPSVVGQESFEEVAVSQMRKTIAKRLSESMYTAPHFYLTMEINMDKAIEARKSINEISPVKVSFNDLVIKATAAALRQHPDVNVSWLGDKIRKNHHIHIGVAVAVKDGLLVPVVRFADNKSLSHISAEVKDLAQKAHDKKLQPKDWEGSTFSISNLGMFGIEDFTAIINPPDACILAVGGIKETAVVKNGQLVPGSVMKVTLSCDHRAVDGAVGSAFLKTLKGLLEDPVRILI